The Microbacterium limosum sequence CAACCCGCCGCGGCGCCCCGGGTTTCACGTGAAACAACGGGACCGCGTGCCGCAGGGCGACCACCTCAGACACACCGGGGGTTCTTGTTCTCACCGCGGCTCAGAGCGGCAGTGTCGCCCTCACGACGCGCGTCGGCTCGGAGATGACACCCTCGCCGACGACCTCGACGCGGACATCCGTGAGTCGGAAGCGACGGATCTGCTTCTCCGCGGCACCGATCTCCGCCGCCGCCGCCGCGCCCTTGAGCAGCACGAGTTCACCGCCCGGGCGGGCGAGCGGCGCCGTCAGCGGAATGAGCGTGCGCAGGGCCGAGACGGCGCGGGCCGTCACCTGGTCGAGCGGGGGCGTGGGGCGGAAGTCCTCCGCGCGACTGCGGACGACCTCGACGTTCTGCAGGCCCAGGTCGGCGGCCTGCTCCGTGAGCCAGGCGACGCGGCGCTCCATCGGCTCGATCAAGACCCAAGAGATGTCGGGGCGAGCGATCGCGAGCACGAGCCCGGGCAGTCCGGCGCCCGACCCGACATCGCCTACTCGGCCCCCGGCCACGAACAGCGGTGCGATCACCGCGCTGTTCAGCACGTGCCGCGTCCACAGTCGAGGCAACTCGAGTGGTCCGATCAGGCCCCGCTCTTCGCCGTGCTGCGCGAGGTTGGCCACGAAAGCACGAGCGACGTCGACGCGGTCGCCGAACAACGCCGCGGCGGCGTCGGGTTCGATCTCGAGGTCGCTCATGGATGTTTCACGTGGAACGCGTCAAGCGCGGCGGATCACCGTGTGACGATCGGCGCCCTCACCGTACGACTCGGAGACGTATCCCCGCTCTGCGACGATGTCGTGGACCAACTTTCGCTCGTAGCTCGACATCGCCGGCAGCGACGCCTGTCCCGCTCCGTCGCCGAGGCGCTCGATGGCGCGGGCGACGAGCTGCTCAAGCTCGCTCTGGCGCGTGTCGCGCGATCCGCCGATGTCGAGGATCAGGCGCGAGAAGCGACCCGTCTTGCTCTGCACCGCGATGCGCGTCAGCTCCTGGAGCGCCCGCACCGTCTCGGGGTCTGAAAGCACACGAAGGGCGCCGGATCCCTCCTCGCTCGCCTCCACCGAGACGTATGCGCGGCCATCGCGTACGTCCAGCTCGATGTCGCCATCGAGGTCGGCAATGTCGAGCAGCTCCTCGATGTAGTCCGCCGCGACGTCACCCTCCTGCTCCAGGTGGGCCACCGTGGGCTCGTCGGTACCGGACTCCGTGGTCTCGGCTCCAGATGTCGTCGTCATGATCGTCCTCTCACACTTCCGCTCTCGGGCAGGCTGTACTCGCGTCAGCGGGCCGCGGGGGCACTCGCGCCGCCGTCGGGGTCACCCGATGACGACGGTCCGCCGGCCCCACCCGCCGATGGCTTCGAGGGCGCCCCACCCGCAGGTTTTCCGCCCTGCTTCTTGGCGCGCTGCTTGCTGACGGGCTGCTGCCGCTTGGGGGCTGCCGCCTTCGCCTTCTCGGCCTCGATACGCAGGCGCTCCTGCTCCTCGAGGTACTTGGCCATGGGCACGACTTTGCCCTCGGCGTTGATCGCCTTGCCCTTGCGCGCGAGTCTCTCCTCGCGCGCCTTCGCGGCATCCGAGCCCGGCG is a genomic window containing:
- the rsmG gene encoding 16S rRNA (guanine(527)-N(7))-methyltransferase RsmG; this encodes MSDLEIEPDAAAALFGDRVDVARAFVANLAQHGEERGLIGPLELPRLWTRHVLNSAVIAPLFVAGGRVGDVGSGAGLPGLVLAIARPDISWVLIEPMERRVAWLTEQAADLGLQNVEVVRSRAEDFRPTPPLDQVTARAVSALRTLIPLTAPLARPGGELVLLKGAAAAAEIGAAEKQIRRFRLTDVRVEVVGEGVISEPTRVVRATLPL
- a CDS encoding protein jag, with the translated sequence MTTTSGAETTESGTDEPTVAHLEQEGDVAADYIEELLDIADLDGDIELDVRDGRAYVSVEASEEGSGALRVLSDPETVRALQELTRIAVQSKTGRFSRLILDIGGSRDTRQSELEQLVARAIERLGDGAGQASLPAMSSYERKLVHDIVAERGYVSESYGEGADRHTVIRRA